AATTAATAACATCAACGCGACTTGGGTTATCGTgctttatatttttcttttattCAGGAGAAGATACGCTAAAATTATAACTTTCGCAGAAAGAATAATCTGTCTTTATTACTATACTAAAAGCGTGTTTCCGTTCTCTTCGTGGCGACTGTAAAGCGTCGAATAAAAAAACCACGGCATGGGCTTCAGCGCCGCAAAGAAGCTGCCACACATGTTTAAGTTCTTTGTTCATGCTTAATTGCCAATTACCCTGGGTGTATTAAGGCGGAAACAATTTTGATATTCACACTAGTTACACAATACGGTCGGTCCTATCCGCATATTTTCGATTCAGTTGCTAACATCACTCTTATGAAAAAGGTGGGTGACCTGATGTGACCCGGCTCGCATTGTTGATTAAATTAGGCCACCGAAGAGACATGTGCCGTTTTATTTTTCGGGCGTCTGCCAACCGTTCTTTATTCGCTTATTCTGTGCAGCGTTAATGAGTAAGCCAGGGAGCTATCCTCGACGTATTTCCACCATCGCCCACTATATGCCTTTGAAAGCACAGCTATTTACAATAAACCCCGAAAAGAACGTACACTTTAAGATAAAAAGGGGATTCTTCGTGGGTCTGTCCCAATAAAATaggaataaatatttaaaaaataggAACAGGGCAGAAGTAAATGCACGGTAAATATGCAGTGATAGATGTATGCGCAGTAGAGAAATAGAAGCAATTGATGGAATGACCCGGCTCCAGCTGCTGCAGAAATTTACGCACTGAATTTCTTGTTTGCGGCTTAAAAagaatcaaatcaatcaaacagtttattattcgcaaaaaaaaatggaTTGCAGTGGGTAATATTTATACAGTCGGGACCCCAGAACTCAGCACGAGTTGTGGGAGGGCTTCCTATGACAAATAATGTTATTTGAATCCGTGTAAGGATTCTACATGTAGTTGTATAccgaacaagacaaatcattataCAATATGTAAAACGAAATTAGAAACTATGCAGTATAAAAAACGTGCAAAAATATCCTATACGTATAGGTGTATGCGAAACAAAACAAATCGTTACACAGTGAGTAAAAAGAACAGGTATCGTTCGCGCGCTCAGTTTGCGACATATTGCTAGATACAGTAAAAGCTGGAAAACTCTCACATCAAATCATAACCACGCATGTGGCGTCTGGTATGTGCCAGGGTTTGACGTCTCATCGCGAGGCAATCGTGGTGGGCGCGTTTGCCATACATTCCGCCAAAAGTATTGACCAAAGCACGGGAACGAGCATGAATCAAAACGCTGCATATACAATCCCACAAAGCGAGTTTGTGGTTTCGTCTTAATCAGCGTAAAATGCGCTGAGGGAGGTTGCCGGCATTTTTGAGCTGGTACGGACGACTATCGGGGCTTGGCAACCTTGTTCGACATTCCCAGCGGCGCTATGGTAGCGTCGCCCCGGTTCTAGGTCACATAGAGAAACGGCCTGTTCTCTTGCACTGTGCTAGGCTCAGCGGCGGATGATTAGAAAAAAACGCGTTTTTTTCCGCCGGGGTGGCTTAgctgctcggctgctaacccgaaggaCGTGGGCTCGATCCTCGCCGCGGTAAttccatttcgatggaggcgaaattctaGAGACCCGTGTATTGTGCAATGTCAGGGAACTTTAAGGAGCAacacatggtcgaaattttcgaagcactTCCACTGCGTCGTCTCTCACGATCgtttcgtggttttgggacgcgtTTTACGCGGGCGCCTGGCTTTCGCTGTTCTATTTAAGTGCCATAAAAGTTCATTAAAgcgcgaacacacgacacaatagttcacacacgcacacacccaggcatcaaacacacaccGCACTGGGTGTGTGAAAcgttgtaccaactggcccaacaatttttttttcaactgccaTAAAGAAGGGACTAAGAGCGCGCTGCATTAGACGACTTTTTTTAGCGTTTTGTTGAAACATTTGTCGCAAGAGAATCGTGAATGAGCTCTTCAAGCCCTGTTCATCTGCACACAGTGAGTATTCCAACTCTATATAGCtgcgcacaaaacgaaaaaaaaatgttatacaCGAGATGAATGTGTTGAAATGTTGAAAGGAACTTACAACATGTGTGACACATTAATCGTGTGTGATGCGTGTAAGAAGAGTGAATCATGGTCTTCAGAGTTGAATTACGGTGAATGCATAAGTACAGGTGTGTAACAAACGCACGTATGGTAAACTTGAAAGGACAAAATGCGGATAGGGAAGAAAATGTGTCAATATTTTAATTTCAGTCAACTTTTTTTCCCCAAATATTTGCACAGCCAACTATAGCATTGTCGAAGACATTGCCTGTCAGTATTGTCTGTCAGTTGGCGGGTCACTGGGCACAATAATTTTCATATAATTTCTTATTTCTCTAGGCCACGTCGACCATTTTCCTCTCACGGGGCACAAAACTAATGCACTGGCCTACCCAGTCTCCAACGCGAGCCGCTCTGAAGGCGTTTTTGCGGTTTGTCCGAGAAACCACACTTAATGGCCAGTTGTGAATGTTTACAGACGATCTTGATGTGCAGCATTTGTACATTTGTAGTCGTaacattgttttgtttattttgtcgCCTATAGTGTCGTTACAGACCCTTGTTTTGTCTGGTTCCTTTTGAACCAGTTTCTCCTTCCCAAGCACGGGTAGCGGATATATACTCTGTTTaatctccctttctttcttttaggTGCTGCACCCTGCTTCCTAACGGGCTGTAGAAATCAGACGCCTTTTTCTTCTTAACCACAACCACTATTTATATtgtgtctgtctctctctatCTAACATTATAGCCAGAATGTTACGTTTACTTTACTACAGACTTACAATATTACTATAGGCCGTGAGCGTGTGCAGTTGCATTGAAAAAGGCACGAGACATTGGCCTCTCAAAACAAGCTTGCCTTACATGAAAAATGCTGCAACTGCGTACTCACACGTGCGTTTGCCGACGATAAAAACATAGTACCAGTAATATCATTTTTCTAACGTAACCCACTCCCCACTCTCAATTTCGTCCTCTTCCATTCCCAATTTGTGTGGAACGGTGACTAATGTCACGCCCTTATCTCATTACCTCGCTCATTTTCAGTGATTCGATACCGCCAGGTACTGTGCCTAATGGGCAgactttcaaaataaaaaaaaaatgtaatagtaCTGGATAATGTTGGCTAAATGACGACTTATACTTGCTAGTCTTTCGGTGAATTATGACTTACGTTGGGCCAATGAAAGTTGCCTACAGTATACTGGATAAGTGAATGCAAGCGTTCGCTAATGTTGGGTAATGCTCGCTGACGCAGGGTGCACCACTATCACCACATCAGGCACAAGATCCACAACATCCATCACGTGCACAAGGTTTACGTTCCAGTCCACCACCACACCAAGACGGTGCACCACCACAAGCACTACTTGCACCACCACGGCCATGGTCACGGTCCCTACGGCCACGGCCACCACCACTACGGCCACGGCCACAAGCACTACCACCATGAGAACGGTCACTATGGCCACGGGCACGACGACTACGGTGGTTACGGAAGTCACAAGGTTTCTTACGGGATTCATAAGCATGGTGATTACCGCTGGTACCGCAGGCGGTAGCCCCAGCCGTGTGCGCACAGAAGTGCACAGCTCCGCAGTAATGAATTATCCCGAGTTATTCATTTGTGATTTGTTCATTGAGACAACGAAGAAATTTTTACCTTCACGCGGTCAACAAATGTGGGAACCATTTGGTCAATAACTTGAGTTACTAAAA
The nucleotide sequence above comes from Rhipicephalus microplus isolate Deutch F79 chromosome 2, USDA_Rmic, whole genome shotgun sequence. Encoded proteins:
- the LOC119169293 gene encoding uncharacterized protein LOC119169293 yields the protein MRAGTMPGWLWYLEAASLVVLSFMVWPTEQGKLLKIALATSALGGRHRFSMIPIPIPIHQEHKQYYPVHYPVPVPVHHYHHIRHKIHNIHHVHKVYVPVHHHTKTVHHHKHYLHHHGHGHGPYGHGHHHYGHGHKHYHHENGHYGHGHDDYGGYGSHKVSYGIHKHGDYRWYRRR